The following coding sequences are from one Vibrio syngnathi window:
- the gspD gene encoding type II secretion system secretin GspD: protein MKHWFKKSAWLLAGSLICTPAAIASDFSASFKGTDIQEFINIVGRNLEKTIIVDPSVRGKIDVRSYDVLNEEQYYSFFLNVLEVYGYAVVEMDSGVLKIIKAKDSKTSAIPVVGDRDSITGDSVVTRVVTVRNVSVRELSPLLRQLNDNAGAGNVVHYDPANIILITGRAAVVNRLAEIIKRVDQAGDKEIEVVELKNASAAEMVRIVDALSKTTDAKNTPAFLQPKLVADERTNAILISGDPKVRSRLRKLIEQLDVEMATKGNNQVIYLKYAKAEDLVDVLKGVSDNLQSEKQSSTNGSSSQRNQVMISAHGDTNSLVITAQPDIMNALQDVIAQLDIRRAQVLIEALIVEMAEGDGVNLGVQWGNLETGAMIQYSNTGASIGGVMVGLEEAKDKTVDRVVTPSDGSKPYTVKETEKGDYSTLASALSGVNGAAMSVVMGDWTALISAVATDSNSNILSSPSITVMDNGEASFIVGEEVPVLTGSTAGSSNDNPFQTVERKEVGIKLKVVPQINEGDSVQLKIEQEVSNVLGANGAVDVRFAKRQLNTSVIVQDGQMLVLGGLIDERALESESKVPFLGDIPVLGHLFKSTSTQVEKKNLMVFIKPTIIRDGMTADGITQRKYNFIRAEQLYKAEQGLKLMDNDNIPVLPKFGDSMNHPAEIQAFIDQMETE, encoded by the coding sequence GTGAAGCATTGGTTTAAGAAAAGTGCATGGTTATTGGCAGGAAGCTTAATCTGCACACCCGCCGCCATCGCGAGTGATTTTAGTGCCAGCTTTAAAGGCACTGATATTCAAGAATTTATTAATATTGTTGGTCGTAATCTAGAGAAGACGATCATCGTCGACCCTTCGGTGCGCGGAAAAATCGATGTACGCAGCTACGACGTACTCAATGAAGAGCAATATTACAGCTTCTTCTTAAACGTATTAGAAGTGTACGGCTACGCAGTCGTTGAAATGGACTCGGGTGTTCTTAAGATCATCAAAGCGAAAGATTCTAAAACCTCGGCAATCCCAGTTGTTGGCGACCGTGATTCGATTACAGGCGACAGCGTGGTAACACGTGTTGTGACGGTTCGTAATGTTTCGGTTCGTGAGCTATCCCCTCTACTTCGCCAACTGAATGACAACGCGGGCGCGGGCAACGTGGTGCATTACGACCCTGCTAACATCATCTTGATTACCGGCCGAGCGGCGGTTGTAAACCGTTTAGCTGAAATCATCAAGCGTGTCGACCAAGCGGGTGATAAAGAGATTGAAGTTGTTGAACTGAAAAATGCTTCTGCGGCAGAAATGGTTCGTATTGTTGATGCTCTGAGTAAAACCACCGATGCTAAAAACACACCAGCATTCCTACAGCCTAAATTAGTTGCCGATGAGCGTACCAATGCAATTCTTATTTCAGGCGACCCTAAAGTACGTAGTCGTTTAAGAAAGTTGATTGAACAGCTCGATGTAGAGATGGCGACGAAAGGTAACAACCAAGTTATCTACCTTAAATACGCAAAAGCGGAAGACTTAGTCGATGTACTGAAAGGTGTGTCGGACAATCTACAATCAGAGAAGCAATCATCAACGAACGGTAGTTCATCGCAGCGTAACCAAGTGATGATTTCAGCGCACGGTGATACCAACTCGTTAGTGATTACTGCACAGCCGGACATCATGAACGCTTTGCAAGACGTGATCGCTCAACTTGATATCCGTCGTGCTCAAGTGTTGATTGAAGCCTTAATTGTTGAAATGGCAGAAGGCGACGGCGTTAACTTGGGTGTGCAGTGGGGCAACCTAGAAACGGGTGCCATGATTCAGTATAGCAATACTGGTGCATCGATTGGCGGTGTGATGGTGGGTCTAGAAGAAGCAAAAGATAAAACGGTTGATCGAGTTGTAACTCCAAGTGATGGATCGAAACCCTATACAGTGAAAGAGACAGAAAAGGGTGACTATTCAACCTTAGCTTCTGCACTGTCTGGCGTTAATGGTGCTGCAATGAGTGTGGTTATGGGTGACTGGACTGCCTTGATCAGTGCGGTAGCAACAGACTCAAACTCAAACATTCTGTCTTCTCCAAGTATTACGGTAATGGATAACGGCGAAGCGTCGTTTATCGTAGGTGAAGAGGTGCCTGTTCTAACCGGTTCTACAGCAGGGTCAAGCAACGATAACCCATTCCAAACGGTTGAGCGTAAAGAAGTGGGTATCAAGCTGAAAGTCGTGCCGCAAATTAATGAAGGTGACTCGGTTCAGCTGAAAATAGAACAAGAAGTATCGAACGTATTAGGCGCCAATGGTGCGGTTGATGTACGTTTTGCTAAGCGTCAACTGAACACGTCAGTGATTGTTCAAGACGGTCAAATGCTGGTGTTGGGTGGCTTGATTGACGAGCGCGCACTAGAGAGTGAATCTAAGGTGCCGTTCTTGGGTGATATACCAGTGCTTGGGCACCTGTTCAAATCAACCAGCACTCAGGTTGAGAAAAAGAACCTAATGGTATTCATCAAGCCAACCATTATTCGTGATGGCATGACTGCAGATGGTATTACACAGCGCAAATACAACTTTATTCGTGCTGAGCAGCTTTACAAGGCAGAGCAAGGCTTGAAACTGATGGATAACGACAATATTCCAGTACTCCCTAAGTTTGGCGACAGTATGAATCACCCTGCTGAAATCCAAGCCTTCATCGATCAAATGGAAACAGAATAA
- the gspC gene encoding type II secretion system protein GspC, with protein MNFLELKNRAGNSPVLSRLLENGFVLQQKLSLAMCCVLIAASAWILGQLAWFIEPAEQTVVPWKATASSSSTPQSTLDISSLQRSNLFGAYNPTTPVVVEQQVIQDAPKTRLNLVLVGAVASSNPKRSLAVIANRGTQATYGINEEIEGTRAKLKAVLVDRVIIDNSGRDETLMLEGIEYKRLAVSAPAPPRASSSVRGNNPVSAEQKLDEIKAKIMKDPQQIFQYVRLSQVKRDDKVIGYRVSPGKDSELFNSVGLQNGDIATQLNGQDLTDPAAMGNIFRSISELTELNLVVERDGQQHEVFIEF; from the coding sequence GTGAACTTTTTAGAGCTCAAGAATCGCGCAGGAAATTCTCCTGTGTTGAGCCGCTTATTAGAAAATGGATTTGTACTTCAGCAGAAACTAAGCCTAGCGATGTGTTGTGTGTTGATTGCAGCTTCCGCATGGATTTTAGGGCAGCTTGCATGGTTTATTGAGCCTGCAGAGCAAACCGTTGTGCCTTGGAAAGCAACGGCTTCATCGTCTTCTACTCCTCAATCGACCCTTGATATCTCTTCTTTGCAGCGGAGCAACCTTTTTGGTGCTTATAACCCAACAACGCCAGTTGTGGTTGAGCAGCAAGTTATCCAAGATGCACCAAAGACCCGATTGAACTTAGTTTTGGTCGGTGCAGTCGCTAGCTCTAATCCAAAACGAAGCTTAGCAGTGATCGCTAATCGCGGTACGCAGGCGACCTACGGAATAAATGAAGAGATAGAAGGCACTAGAGCTAAGCTTAAAGCCGTATTAGTCGATCGCGTGATCATTGATAACTCAGGTCGAGACGAAACCTTGATGCTTGAAGGTATTGAGTACAAGCGTTTAGCTGTCTCAGCCCCTGCGCCACCTCGCGCTTCTTCTTCGGTTCGTGGTAATAACCCTGTTTCAGCAGAACAGAAGCTAGATGAAATTAAAGCGAAGATAATGAAAGATCCGCAACAAATCTTCCAATATGTTCGACTGTCCCAGGTCAAGCGCGACGATAAAGTGATTGGTTATCGAGTGAGTCCAGGCAAAGATTCAGAACTTTTTAACTCAGTAGGGCTCCAAAACGGAGATATCGCGACTCAGTTAAATGGGCAAGACCTGACAGATCCCGCCGCTATGGGCAACATATTCCGTTCTATCTCAGAGCTGACAGAGCTAAATCTCGTCGTCGAGAGAGATGGTCAACAACATGAAGTGTTTATTGAATTTTAA
- the hslR gene encoding ribosome-associated heat shock protein Hsp15, with the protein MKTTNEAVRLDKWLWAARFYKTRSIARNMVDGGKVHYNGQRSKPSKIVELGAVITLRQGNEEKTVTIEKISAHRGGAPVAQTLYEETTESLAKREEFAQQRKLNAHSPAPERRPDKKQRRDIIKFKTQ; encoded by the coding sequence ATGAAAACTACTAATGAAGCTGTCAGACTCGATAAATGGTTGTGGGCAGCGCGTTTTTACAAAACCCGATCTATTGCTCGCAACATGGTCGATGGTGGCAAAGTCCACTATAATGGTCAGCGCAGCAAACCCAGCAAAATCGTAGAACTTGGGGCAGTGATTACTCTGCGCCAAGGTAATGAAGAAAAGACGGTCACCATAGAGAAAATATCCGCACACCGTGGCGGGGCGCCGGTCGCTCAAACACTCTATGAAGAAACCACCGAAAGCTTGGCAAAAAGAGAAGAGTTTGCACAACAGCGCAAGCTTAATGCTCATAGCCCAGCACCAGAACGTCGCCCAGATAAAAAGCAACGTCGTGACATCATCAAGTTCAAGACTCAATAA
- the hslO gene encoding Hsp33 family molecular chaperone HslO — translation MADPMSTSNVLNRYLFEDLSVRGELVQMDEAYQQIISSKEYPAPVQKLLGELLVSTTLLTATLKFEGSITMQLQGDGPVSLAVINGDNDQKIRGVARFDGDIADDAGLHDLMGKGHLVITIDPKKGERYQGIVGLEGDTLAEVLEGYFANSEQLKTRLWLRTGEHEGKAHAAGMLLQVMPDGTGTPDDFEHLEQLTDTVKNEELFTLEANELLYRLYNQEKVQLFTPQPVEFFCGCSRDRSGAAIITVAQEEIYDILSTEGSVALHCDYCGTNYSFDKNDVDALYAEAADKGSNTVH, via the coding sequence ATGGCAGACCCAATGTCTACAAGTAATGTTTTAAATCGCTACCTATTTGAAGACCTATCGGTACGTGGTGAATTGGTACAGATGGACGAAGCGTACCAACAGATTATTTCTAGCAAGGAATACCCAGCGCCAGTACAAAAGTTGTTGGGTGAGCTACTGGTTTCAACGACGCTACTCACGGCGACGCTAAAGTTTGAAGGCTCTATCACGATGCAACTGCAAGGTGATGGCCCTGTATCTCTGGCTGTTATCAATGGCGATAACGATCAGAAGATTCGTGGCGTTGCTCGCTTTGACGGTGACATTGCCGACGACGCTGGCCTACACGACCTTATGGGTAAAGGCCACCTAGTGATCACTATCGATCCTAAGAAAGGTGAGCGTTACCAAGGTATCGTTGGTCTTGAAGGTGACACTTTAGCTGAAGTACTTGAAGGTTACTTCGCAAACTCTGAACAACTAAAGACACGTCTATGGTTGCGCACGGGCGAGCATGAAGGCAAAGCACACGCTGCGGGTATGTTGCTACAGGTGATGCCAGACGGCACAGGTACTCCTGACGACTTCGAGCACCTAGAGCAACTAACAGACACCGTTAAAAACGAAGAGCTATTCACTCTAGAAGCAAACGAACTGCTTTACCGTTTGTACAACCAAGAGAAAGTACAACTGTTCACACCACAACCGGTTGAATTCTTCTGTGGTTGTTCACGTGACCGAAGCGGTGCCGCTATCATTACTGTCGCTCAAGAAGAGATCTACGACATTCTTAGCACTGAAGGCAGCGTTGCTCTTCACTGCGATTACTGTGGCACAAACTACTCGTTCGACAAGAATGATGTTGATGCTCTGTATGCAGAAGCGGCAGATAAAGGCAGCAATACGGTTCATTAA
- the pckA gene encoding phosphoenolpyruvate carboxykinase (ATP), giving the protein MTVMEHTKAAQIDLTKHGLTGVTEVLRNPSYEQLFVEETLPGLEGYEKGVVTELGAVAVDTGIFTGRSPKDKYIVKDDTTRDTMWWSDQGKNDNKPITTEVWNELKELVTTQLSGKRLFVIDGYCGANPDTRLSVRIITEVAWQAHFVKNMFIRPTDEELATFEPDFVVMNGAKTTNPNWEKQGLNSENFVAFNLTERVQIIGGTWYGGEMKKGMFAMMNYLLPLQGIASMHCSANVGEKGDVAIFFGLSGTGKTTLSTDPKRELIGDDEHGWDDDGIFNFEGGCYAKTIRLSKEAEPEIYNAIRRDALLENVTVRGDGSIDFDDGSKTENTRVSYPIHHIDNIVKPVSKAGHAQKVIFLTADAFGVLPPVSKLTPEQTKYHFLSGFTAKLAGTERGITEPTPTFSAAFGAAFLTLHPTQYAEVLVKRMEAAGAEAYLVNTGWNGTGKRISIQDTRGIIDAILDGSIDQAETKVIPMFNLEVPLALHDVDPAILDPRDTYTDPLQWESKAKDLAERFINNFDKYTDNAEGKSLVAAGPQLD; this is encoded by the coding sequence ATGACCGTTATGGAACATACTAAGGCTGCACAAATTGATCTAACTAAGCACGGACTGACTGGCGTTACTGAAGTTCTTCGTAATCCTAGCTACGAGCAGTTATTCGTTGAAGAAACACTGCCAGGTTTGGAAGGCTACGAAAAAGGCGTAGTAACGGAACTAGGCGCCGTTGCGGTTGACACTGGTATCTTTACTGGCCGCTCACCAAAAGATAAGTACATTGTTAAAGATGACACAACACGCGATACCATGTGGTGGTCAGATCAAGGCAAAAATGACAACAAACCGATTACAACTGAAGTATGGAATGAGCTAAAAGAGCTTGTAACAACTCAGCTGTCTGGCAAGCGTCTGTTTGTCATTGACGGTTATTGTGGTGCTAACCCAGATACGCGCTTAAGCGTACGTATTATTACTGAAGTAGCGTGGCAAGCGCACTTCGTTAAGAACATGTTCATTCGTCCAACTGACGAAGAGCTAGCAACGTTCGAACCTGATTTCGTGGTCATGAACGGTGCTAAAACAACTAACCCTAACTGGGAAAAGCAGGGTCTAAACTCTGAAAACTTCGTTGCTTTCAACCTAACAGAGCGCGTTCAAATCATCGGTGGTACTTGGTACGGCGGTGAGATGAAAAAAGGTATGTTCGCAATGATGAACTACCTGCTTCCTCTGCAAGGCATTGCGTCAATGCACTGTAGTGCAAACGTCGGCGAGAAAGGCGATGTAGCCATCTTCTTCGGCCTGTCTGGTACAGGTAAAACAACCCTATCAACGGATCCTAAGCGTGAGCTAATCGGTGATGATGAGCACGGTTGGGACGACGACGGTATCTTCAACTTTGAAGGCGGTTGTTACGCGAAGACCATTCGCCTGTCTAAAGAAGCAGAACCTGAAATCTACAATGCAATCCGTCGTGATGCACTGCTAGAAAACGTAACGGTTCGTGGTGATGGTTCTATCGATTTTGATGACGGTTCAAAAACAGAAAACACTCGTGTTTCTTACCCGATTCACCACATCGACAACATTGTTAAGCCAGTATCAAAAGCAGGTCATGCTCAAAAGGTTATCTTCCTGACTGCTGATGCATTTGGTGTGCTACCACCTGTTTCTAAACTGACTCCAGAGCAAACGAAGTACCACTTCCTATCTGGCTTCACTGCGAAACTAGCGGGCACTGAGCGTGGCATCACTGAGCCAACACCAACGTTCTCTGCGGCATTTGGGGCGGCATTCTTAACTCTTCACCCAACTCAGTACGCTGAAGTGCTTGTGAAGCGTATGGAAGCAGCTGGCGCTGAAGCTTACCTTGTGAACACAGGTTGGAATGGCACAGGCAAACGTATCTCAATCCAAGATACTCGTGGCATCATCGACGCTATCCTAGATGGCTCAATCGACCAAGCTGAGACTAAGGTTATCCCTATGTTTAACCTAGAAGTACCGCTAGCGTTGCACGATGTTGACCCTGCGATCCTTGACCCACGCGACACGTACACTGACCCACTACAATGGGAAAGCAAAGCGAAAGATCTAGCAGAGCGCTTCATCAACAACTTTGATAAGTACACAGACAACGCTGAAGGTAAGTCACTGGTTGCGGCAGGTCCTCAACTGGACTAA
- a CDS encoding AsmA family protein yields MKKVFMVFGIALAIAVATIAALLLSLQTQYRADVTNFFIKHAIEQPVLIEDIEYQTPYHITLMGITQSQPEKQTPLYIDKIDLWFSSSSITEAKLVFESVLISGLQLAADDLETLTSLFTQPSIKIHQLAINNLDFSTPEFNARGIDLQISDPTWDDNIALLPYGKTQLSASQLYWQGEAFDNLLIDLDLKPSDSTLYGASFDWRGAKISGQAEQYQQGWSLVNVTIDGLRLNQKQTQSLLSKEWDVAGIQINHINSLDILRSDVEWQYGHLAAFDASLENVQLPFELWKQQKAIFSLQAEGVTIDDDMFIEPSIKLNLDTNQILIEDFYTQFLQGTVQLNGEVTPNSIQLAQLDLQGIKWITESQDSPPPATRLIPWLTQLQNVEISRINIERSQLIQLAQKPYWQVSGLHIEGDQVQLLQDRKLGLWQGKLMASANDASYQNIISAQPVVEMNSEQGKWTLTRLFMPLKHGYVEANATLDFNQISKPWSIDISADGLPIAPMLQQLELPLDATGYGEFELQAAGLYGDSLMLGYSTTGQLTGSVRQGVMTFNDKLSETSTDNVFEIPELNANFDRGRFTLEPVHIIGASAAEQGEQRVQTLNGEMSGELDLLKIEQHTLSITLSDPCHQISGKLTQTEYSEINDCQQKSATPQE; encoded by the coding sequence ATGAAAAAGGTATTCATGGTGTTCGGCATTGCGCTGGCTATCGCCGTTGCAACTATCGCAGCATTGCTATTAAGCCTGCAGACTCAATACCGTGCGGATGTTACTAACTTTTTTATCAAACATGCGATTGAACAACCTGTGCTCATTGAAGATATTGAGTACCAGACGCCTTATCACATTACCTTAATGGGCATTACCCAAAGCCAACCTGAAAAACAAACACCGCTGTATATCGACAAGATTGACCTTTGGTTCAGCTCCAGCTCGATTACGGAGGCCAAACTGGTCTTTGAATCCGTTTTGATCAGCGGCCTGCAGTTAGCAGCCGACGACCTAGAAACGCTCACCTCTTTATTTACCCAGCCAAGCATTAAGATCCACCAGCTGGCCATCAACAATCTCGACTTTTCAACGCCAGAATTTAACGCGCGAGGCATCGACCTCCAGATCTCCGATCCAACGTGGGATGACAACATCGCATTACTGCCCTATGGCAAAACCCAACTCTCAGCCTCACAGTTGTATTGGCAAGGCGAAGCCTTCGATAACCTGTTGATTGACCTGGATCTAAAGCCGAGTGACAGCACCCTTTATGGTGCTTCGTTTGACTGGCGTGGCGCCAAGATTTCCGGACAAGCAGAGCAGTATCAGCAAGGTTGGTCGCTCGTGAATGTGACCATCGATGGCTTACGACTCAATCAGAAACAGACCCAAAGCCTCCTAAGCAAAGAGTGGGATGTAGCAGGTATTCAGATCAATCACATCAACAGCTTAGATATTCTGCGCAGCGACGTGGAATGGCAATATGGTCACCTCGCAGCTTTTGATGCCTCACTAGAAAATGTCCAACTGCCTTTTGAGCTATGGAAACAACAGAAAGCCATTTTCTCTCTGCAAGCAGAGGGAGTGACCATTGATGATGACATGTTCATCGAGCCAAGTATCAAGCTCAATTTAGATACGAACCAGATTCTGATTGAAGATTTCTATACTCAATTCCTACAAGGCACTGTTCAACTTAATGGCGAAGTCACCCCTAACAGCATTCAATTAGCGCAGCTCGACCTGCAAGGCATAAAGTGGATTACGGAAAGCCAAGATAGCCCTCCACCCGCCACTCGCTTGATACCTTGGCTCACGCAGCTCCAGAATGTCGAAATTAGCCGAATTAACATAGAACGCAGCCAACTTATTCAACTCGCACAAAAGCCTTACTGGCAGGTCTCAGGATTACATATCGAGGGGGATCAAGTTCAACTTCTACAAGATAGAAAGCTAGGTCTGTGGCAAGGAAAGCTGATGGCCAGCGCGAATGATGCCAGCTACCAAAACATTATTAGCGCTCAACCAGTGGTTGAGATGAATAGCGAGCAAGGAAAATGGACGCTGACACGCCTGTTTATGCCACTAAAGCATGGCTATGTTGAAGCCAATGCGACACTCGATTTTAACCAAATCAGCAAGCCGTGGAGCATAGATATTTCTGCCGATGGGTTACCCATTGCGCCCATGCTTCAGCAACTTGAATTACCGCTCGACGCAACCGGTTATGGCGAGTTTGAACTTCAAGCTGCGGGTTTATACGGTGATTCACTGATGCTCGGCTATTCCACAACAGGTCAACTCACTGGTAGCGTTCGCCAAGGTGTGATGACCTTTAATGACAAGCTTTCTGAAACCTCGACTGATAACGTGTTTGAAATCCCAGAGCTCAATGCGAATTTTGACCGTGGACGCTTCACACTCGAACCTGTGCACATTATTGGTGCATCGGCAGCGGAGCAAGGCGAACAAAGGGTTCAAACGTTAAATGGCGAAATGTCTGGAGAGCTCGACTTGCTCAAAATCGAGCAACACACCCTCTCAATTACCCTTTCCGACCCGTGCCACCAAATATCAGGAAAGCTCACCCAAACTGAGTATTCTGAGATTAACGACTGCCAACAAAAAAGCGCTACTCCACAGGAGTAG
- a CDS encoding bifunctional GNAT family N-acetyltransferase/hotdog fold thioesterase, with translation MFKLITPTTENQLNKYYHFRWQMLREPWRMPVGSERDEYDPMSHHRMIVDGRGRPMAIGRLYITPDLEGQIRYMAVKNSRQSKGMGSLILVALESLARQEGAKRLVCNAREDAISFYEKNEFERRGEINDQRGPVRHQQMVKPLDPMADVLRKPEWCNELQQRWENQIPISDKMGIKINQYTGYQFECSAQLNPNLNPHNTMFAGSAFTLATLTGWGMTWLLMKERGLTGDIVLADSNIRYRHPVEQNPVASTSLDGISGDLDRLASGRKARIIIHVTINSGDVEAVEFTGTYMLIPDYKKILSTDSNVSE, from the coding sequence ATGTTTAAACTCATAACACCGACCACCGAAAATCAACTGAACAAGTATTACCATTTTCGCTGGCAGATGCTCCGTGAACCTTGGCGAATGCCGGTAGGATCTGAGCGAGATGAATATGACCCAATGAGCCACCATCGCATGATTGTCGATGGTCGAGGTCGTCCGATGGCGATTGGTCGTCTCTATATCACACCAGATCTAGAGGGGCAGATTCGCTATATGGCGGTGAAGAACTCTCGCCAAAGTAAGGGCATGGGCTCACTTATCTTGGTTGCGCTAGAGTCACTAGCGCGTCAAGAAGGGGCGAAGCGTTTGGTGTGTAATGCACGTGAAGATGCGATCTCATTCTATGAGAAGAATGAGTTTGAACGTCGTGGTGAAATTAACGATCAACGCGGCCCTGTGCGTCACCAACAGATGGTGAAACCTCTTGATCCAATGGCTGATGTACTGCGCAAACCAGAATGGTGTAATGAGCTTCAGCAGCGTTGGGAAAATCAGATCCCGATCAGTGACAAAATGGGCATCAAGATTAACCAATACACGGGTTATCAGTTTGAGTGTAGCGCTCAATTGAATCCCAACCTTAACCCTCATAACACCATGTTTGCTGGCTCAGCTTTTACCTTGGCGACTCTAACGGGTTGGGGAATGACTTGGCTACTGATGAAAGAACGTGGGCTGACCGGTGATATCGTACTGGCAGACAGTAATATTCGTTATCGTCACCCAGTCGAGCAAAACCCAGTCGCATCTACGTCATTGGATGGGATCAGTGGCGATTTAGATCGCCTCGCGTCTGGCAGAAAAGCTCGCATCATCATTCATGTGACCATTAACAGTGGCGATGTGGAAGCGGTTGAGTTTACGGGAACCTACATGCTGATCCCTGACTATAAAAAGATACTCTCGACAGATTCTAATGTGAGCGAATAG
- the dtd gene encoding D-aminoacyl-tRNA deacylase: MIALIQRVSEAAVRVDGEVVGEIEQGLLVLLGVEKGDDEAKAKRLMERVTTYRVFGDEDDKMNLNVKQVEGKVLVVSQFTLPADTKKGTRAGFSRGAHPEDAERLYNYFSDQCESVLPTERGRFAADMKVSLVNDGPVTFWLQV, from the coding sequence GTGATAGCACTGATCCAGAGAGTAAGTGAAGCTGCCGTCCGTGTTGATGGCGAAGTAGTGGGTGAGATTGAGCAAGGCTTATTGGTTCTGTTAGGCGTAGAAAAAGGTGATGACGAAGCCAAAGCCAAACGTTTGATGGAACGAGTGACCACTTATCGTGTCTTTGGAGATGAAGACGATAAAATGAATCTCAATGTAAAGCAGGTAGAAGGTAAGGTATTAGTGGTTTCTCAATTCACTCTGCCAGCTGATACTAAGAAAGGCACACGAGCAGGATTTTCTCGCGGTGCTCACCCAGAAGATGCAGAGCGTCTTTACAACTATTTCTCTGACCAGTGTGAATCAGTGTTGCCAACGGAACGTGGCCGATTCGCAGCCGACATGAAAGTGTCTTTGGTTAATGATGGCCCAGTAACATTCTGGCTGCAGGTTTAG
- a CDS encoding virulence factor BrkB family protein: MNELPGSYKLKIKKAATLSIQFSRYLLARMTHDRVNVNAGYLAYITLLSIVPMLTVLLSILSSFSVFADVGLVIQNFVITNFVPASGDAVHGALLEFVANTGKMTAVGSVFLFIAALMLISNIDKNLNYIWRVTEKRRAVLSFSMYWMVLTLGPILIGASIAATSYVTSLSLLQNEVVSSAFNTVIRKLPLIISFFAFFGLYLLVPNKKIHFSHAAAGSLVAALLFELSKKGFAAYITQFPSYQLIYGALAAIPILFVWVYLCWLIVLVGAEVTAALGEQEQWSDSQEMVHSSDKDKITEQGNNSDSTDPESK; this comes from the coding sequence ATGAACGAGTTACCAGGGAGTTACAAGTTGAAGATAAAAAAGGCCGCCACACTCAGCATTCAGTTTTCTCGCTATCTTTTGGCGCGTATGACGCACGATAGGGTCAATGTGAATGCGGGTTACTTGGCGTACATTACCTTGCTCTCAATTGTTCCGATGTTGACGGTTTTGCTCTCTATCTTATCGTCATTTTCAGTTTTTGCTGATGTTGGTTTGGTGATTCAAAACTTTGTCATTACTAACTTTGTTCCAGCTTCAGGGGATGCGGTGCATGGTGCTTTACTGGAATTTGTCGCCAATACTGGCAAGATGACGGCGGTCGGTAGTGTGTTCTTATTCATTGCTGCATTGATGCTGATCTCCAACATCGATAAGAACCTAAACTACATCTGGCGTGTTACGGAAAAGCGACGTGCTGTGTTGTCCTTTTCAATGTATTGGATGGTGCTAACGCTTGGACCTATTTTGATTGGGGCGAGTATTGCTGCAACGTCGTATGTGACATCTTTGAGCCTGTTACAAAACGAAGTTGTATCGAGTGCCTTTAATACCGTGATTCGTAAGCTCCCTCTAATTATCTCTTTCTTTGCGTTTTTTGGTCTGTATCTGTTGGTGCCCAACAAAAAGATACACTTTTCTCATGCGGCTGCGGGTTCTCTGGTCGCGGCTCTGTTGTTCGAGCTCAGTAAGAAAGGTTTTGCGGCTTACATTACTCAATTCCCTTCTTACCAGTTGATTTATGGCGCATTAGCGGCGATTCCGATTCTTTTTGTTTGGGTGTATTTGTGCTGGTTGATTGTGTTAGTGGGTGCTGAAGTGACGGCCGCGTTGGGCGAGCAGGAACAGTGGAGTGACTCGCAAGAAATGGTACACTCGTCGGATAAAGACAAAATCACAGAGCAAGGAAACAACAGTGATAGCACTGATCCAGAGAGTAAGTGA